The following proteins come from a genomic window of Spirochaeta isovalerica:
- the yajC gene encoding preprotein translocase subunit YajC has protein sequence MNLLLNLPLMQAAGGAAAMSTPIVTFALVIAIFYFLIIRPQNKKQKETKAMIESVEKGDKVTTIGGIRGTVDSVKDDIVSVRVYNDVKIDFKKSALSEVVKDKKNQKVAEISEETDKKSKKKDKE, from the coding sequence ATGAATTTATTACTGAATCTGCCTCTTATGCAGGCTGCAGGCGGTGCGGCAGCTATGTCCACTCCAATCGTGACATTCGCTCTGGTTATTGCCATCTTCTACTTTCTGATCATCAGACCTCAGAACAAAAAACAGAAAGAAACAAAAGCCATGATCGAATCTGTCGAAAAAGGCGACAAAGTAACGACTATCGGAGGAATCAGAGGTACTGTCGATTCCGTTAAAGATGATATTGTTTCTGTCAGAGTATACAACGATGTGAAGATCGATTTTAAAAAGTCCGCTCTTTCCGAAGTTGTAAAGGATAAGAAAAATCAGAAGGTCGCTGAGATCAGCGAAGAAACTGATAAAAAATCCAAAAAGAAAGATAAAGAATAA